One genomic region from Euzebya tangerina encodes:
- a CDS encoding SDR family NAD(P)-dependent oxidoreductase — MDPNRLDGRCALITGAAQGMGAAVAKNWAAQGAKVCLGDINVEGVAQVAKEIAEEGGTATHVRLDVTDEDDAVAAVAHTVSQFGEINLLLNNAGVNKPRFFMDIDKPNYDFIMGVNAWGKLNVMLAAARQMREQGRREYVYKIINVGSILSRETFDDVIVYGMSKHAVLGLIKGGAKGLWEYGITVNGYAPGVVRTEMWEQLDRDLVEIGKFDKKGESMDSIAENMILMGRYSYPDDIIGTAAFLASPDSDYMTGQLLMIDGGMVIQ; from the coding sequence ATGGATCCGAACCGGTTGGATGGCAGGTGCGCCCTCATCACGGGCGCGGCGCAGGGTATGGGGGCGGCCGTGGCGAAGAACTGGGCCGCCCAGGGCGCCAAGGTGTGCCTCGGCGACATCAACGTCGAGGGCGTGGCACAGGTGGCCAAGGAGATCGCCGAGGAGGGGGGAACCGCAACACACGTCCGGCTTGACGTCACCGACGAGGACGATGCGGTGGCTGCTGTCGCCCACACCGTCAGCCAGTTCGGCGAGATCAACCTGCTGCTCAACAACGCGGGCGTCAACAAGCCGCGCTTCTTCATGGACATCGACAAGCCCAACTACGACTTCATCATGGGCGTCAACGCCTGGGGGAAGCTGAACGTCATGCTGGCCGCCGCCCGGCAGATGCGGGAGCAGGGCAGGCGCGAGTACGTCTACAAGATCATCAACGTCGGCTCGATCCTCTCGCGGGAGACCTTCGACGATGTGATCGTGTACGGGATGAGCAAGCACGCGGTGCTCGGCCTGATCAAGGGTGGCGCGAAGGGGCTGTGGGAGTACGGCATCACCGTGAACGGGTACGCGCCCGGCGTGGTGCGGACCGAGATGTGGGAGCAGCTCGACCGTGACCTCGTCGAGATCGGGAAGTTCGACAAGAAGGGCGAGTCGATGGACTCGATCGCCGAGAACATGATCCTGATGGGTCGCTACTCCTACCCCGATGACATCATCGGCACCGCGGCGTTCCTTGCCAGCCCGGACAGCGACTACATGACCGGGCAGCTGCTGATGATCGACGGGGGCATGGTCATCCAGTAG
- a CDS encoding ABC transporter permease, which yields MTTLTETRSPLGRMRATFARRTEGRAVVLLSLIALVTIFVEPVTFTSFEVTLGRIALIGLVALGLTTVILMGELDLAVASTLAVSGVVMASFDNLFVGVLAALAVGLLVGVVNAFFVVIVGINSFIATLGMLFFLRGAAFVISNEEPVRLADRDAGITFGQDLIGPLTPRVLIFFAVFILIHVFVTRVGAGRQFYAVGGNREAAVDAGIPVKLRVLTGFMISGFIASLAGVINTLERTAADPTAGGTVLLASFAAAIIGGVYLKGGRGSVLGTLLGAATLGILQVSLTLAAVQVDVQNIVIGSVLLLAVITDPENLRAVVGNVRSFFSSRSSTQLQA from the coding sequence ATGACCACGCTGACCGAGACCCGCTCACCGCTGGGTCGCATGCGCGCCACCTTCGCTCGTCGCACCGAGGGCCGTGCGGTGGTCCTGCTGAGCCTCATCGCCCTCGTGACGATCTTCGTCGAGCCGGTCACCTTCACCTCCTTCGAGGTCACGCTTGGCCGGATCGCCCTGATCGGCCTGGTGGCACTGGGCCTGACCACGGTGATCCTGATGGGTGAGCTCGACCTCGCCGTCGCGAGCACCTTGGCCGTATCCGGTGTCGTGATGGCCAGCTTCGACAACCTGTTCGTCGGGGTGCTGGCGGCCCTCGCCGTGGGTCTGCTGGTGGGCGTGGTCAACGCCTTCTTCGTCGTGATCGTGGGCATCAACTCCTTCATCGCCACGCTTGGCATGCTGTTCTTCCTGCGTGGCGCCGCATTCGTGATCTCGAACGAGGAGCCGGTCCGGTTGGCCGACCGGGACGCCGGCATCACGTTTGGCCAGGACCTGATTGGCCCTCTCACCCCCCGCGTCCTGATCTTCTTCGCCGTCTTCATCCTGATCCATGTCTTCGTGACGCGAGTTGGCGCAGGCCGGCAGTTCTACGCCGTGGGCGGGAATCGTGAAGCGGCCGTCGACGCCGGCATCCCGGTGAAGCTCCGCGTCCTGACGGGCTTCATGATCTCGGGATTCATCGCCTCGCTGGCGGGTGTGATCAACACGCTCGAGCGGACCGCGGCTGACCCGACGGCAGGCGGCACGGTGCTCTTGGCCAGCTTCGCCGCCGCGATCATCGGTGGTGTCTACCTGAAGGGCGGCCGCGGATCCGTTCTCGGGACGCTCCTCGGCGCGGCGACGCTCGGAATCCTCCAGGTCTCCTTGACCCTCGCCGCGGTCCAGGTCGACGTCCAGAACATCGTGATCGGCAGTGTGTTGCTGCTGGCCGTGATCACGGACCCCGAGAACCTTCGCGCCGTCGTCGGCAACGTCCGCTCGTTCTTCTCAAGTCGCTCATCCACTCAGCTCCAAGCCTGA
- a CDS encoding sugar ABC transporter substrate-binding protein has product MHTTTWRLLGLLAVAMLVLAACGSDDGGDEAAGGADTEEASDDGGEDQGDDGGDEGADDSDEAADSGGGEFEVFALLPQGTDQPYGTTYLPPFEETADELGLTLTITNSQYDADTQASECEAAVAADPDLIILWPAVADTVRPCLQAANDADIPVTVTNSDVLEEDQELTAAYSGPDTYGQGVASAEIMCELAGGEETGIIMINGLTGNTTAIDRENGFEDTINEQCPNVEILARQPGNWNKDESQLAASEMITAVGPENIDGVYAADDTMVAGAIDALRARDIDPSELLITSIGNTFLGNPLVVEGSLDGTVFQSSSWDGENAASVAHQVLTESPGERIVEFMPSVPVTADNAEDAEVAPEW; this is encoded by the coding sequence ATGCACACAACAACCTGGCGACTGCTCGGTCTCTTGGCCGTCGCGATGCTGGTCCTCGCAGCCTGCGGCAGCGACGACGGCGGTGATGAGGCAGCCGGTGGTGCGGACACCGAAGAGGCGTCGGACGATGGCGGGGAGGACCAGGGAGACGACGGCGGTGATGAGGGGGCGGATGACTCCGACGAGGCCGCGGACTCCGGGGGTGGGGAGTTCGAGGTCTTCGCGCTGCTGCCACAGGGCACCGACCAACCGTACGGCACGACGTACCTCCCTCCCTTCGAGGAGACCGCGGACGAGTTGGGGCTGACGCTGACCATCACGAACTCCCAGTACGACGCCGACACGCAGGCCAGCGAGTGCGAAGCCGCTGTGGCCGCGGACCCCGACCTGATCATCCTCTGGCCCGCCGTTGCTGACACCGTCCGCCCCTGCCTCCAAGCGGCCAACGACGCCGACATCCCCGTAACGGTCACTAACTCCGACGTCCTCGAAGAGGACCAGGAGCTGACCGCCGCCTACTCCGGGCCTGACACCTACGGGCAGGGCGTCGCATCCGCTGAGATCATGTGCGAACTCGCGGGGGGCGAGGAGACCGGCATCATCATGATCAACGGACTGACCGGCAACACGACCGCCATCGACCGTGAGAACGGCTTCGAGGACACCATCAACGAGCAGTGCCCCAACGTCGAGATCCTGGCGCGTCAGCCCGGGAACTGGAACAAGGACGAGTCGCAGCTCGCCGCCTCGGAGATGATCACGGCAGTCGGCCCCGAGAACATCGACGGCGTCTACGCCGCCGACGACACCATGGTCGCAGGCGCAATCGACGCCCTCCGTGCCCGGGACATCGACCCGTCCGAGCTGCTGATCACCTCGATCGGCAACACCTTCTTGGGCAACCCGCTCGTGGTGGAGGGCTCGCTGGACGGGACGGTGTTCCAGTCCTCCTCGTGGGATGGCGAGAACGCGGCATCCGTGGCGCACCAGGTGCTGACGGAGAGCCCGGGCGAGCGCATCGTCGAGTTCATGCCATCGGTCCCGGTGACGGCCGACAACGCCGAGGACGCCGAGGTCGCCCCCGAGTGGTGA
- a CDS encoding ABC transporter permease produces the protein MSDKAVADPATTTPTAASADDPGVEVRNTSVLEWMAERGILIFTALLIVVSAIFIDGFASLDNITDVFNRAAPIGIVAVGMTFVVITGNYLDLSVVAQVATAAVVLIAVNNSLGLIPAMLLSLVIAVVYGIVNGVAVGVFKANAVIVTLATTFIGLGVLRWASGGSIYFGPEDSLIRSFGQAKLGPFPLSMLVLVIVTLLLAFVLERTTFGFTVKSFGSNESATRLAGVNTSMVVIGAFFLSALGAMLGGWVLGAFSNTAVSAMSVGFDFRALAAIIVGGTSVFGGRGSVLRTLLGVIFVSILTNVMVLSGLGFGVQQMAIGGLIVAAVSLDSLARKAAA, from the coding sequence ATGAGTGACAAGGCCGTGGCCGATCCGGCCACCACCACACCGACGGCGGCCTCCGCGGACGACCCTGGCGTCGAGGTCCGGAACACGTCCGTCCTCGAGTGGATGGCGGAGCGGGGAATCCTGATCTTCACCGCACTGCTCATCGTGGTCTCGGCGATCTTCATCGACGGGTTCGCCTCGCTCGACAACATCACCGACGTCTTCAACCGAGCCGCACCCATCGGGATCGTGGCGGTCGGCATGACCTTCGTCGTGATCACCGGCAACTATCTGGACCTGTCGGTGGTGGCCCAGGTTGCCACAGCCGCGGTCGTGCTGATCGCCGTCAATAACTCCCTCGGGCTGATCCCCGCGATGCTGCTCTCGCTGGTCATCGCCGTGGTCTACGGCATCGTGAACGGGGTCGCGGTCGGGGTCTTCAAGGCCAATGCGGTGATCGTGACGCTTGCGACGACGTTCATCGGCCTCGGCGTCCTTCGCTGGGCCAGCGGCGGCAGCATCTACTTCGGCCCGGAGGACAGTCTCATCCGCTCCTTCGGCCAGGCCAAGCTCGGCCCCTTCCCGCTGTCCATGTTGGTCTTGGTCATCGTGACGCTGCTGCTGGCCTTCGTGCTGGAACGGACCACCTTCGGCTTCACCGTCAAGTCGTTCGGCTCCAACGAGAGCGCAACCCGGTTGGCGGGGGTGAACACGTCAATGGTCGTCATCGGCGCGTTCTTCCTCTCAGCTCTGGGCGCAATGCTCGGTGGATGGGTGCTGGGGGCCTTCTCCAACACCGCCGTCTCGGCCATGTCGGTCGGCTTCGACTTCCGGGCACTCGCGGCCATCATCGTTGGGGGGACGTCGGTCTTCGGCGGTCGCGGCAGTGTCCTGCGGACCCTGCTGGGTGTGATCTTCGTGAGCATCCTGACCAACGTCATGGTGCTCTCTGGACTCGGGTTCGGCGTCCAACAGATGGCCATCGGCGGCCTCATCGTGGCCGCGGTCTCACTCGACTCCCTGGCACGGAAGGCCGCAGCATGA